A window from Urocitellus parryii isolate mUroPar1 chromosome 1, mUroPar1.hap1, whole genome shotgun sequence encodes these proteins:
- the Tas2r1 gene encoding taste receptor type 2 member 1, which translates to MLEAHFIIFLLWAVMQSLTGVFANSIILVVSGIALVRQRRLASLDLLLSCLATTRICMQVLIFSVHLVALSLVKESVFIDNFLIFMSVNELGLWFATWLGVFYCVKIATIPHPIFFWLKMRISKLVPWLILGSLLHSLTNSGLQSKYMWPFYKGVIENYFSKNRTKTEDTPSEPFYIFIAGLLPPLLIFLVAVLLLVFSLGRHTQQMRTMGTRDPCRNPHVNALLSILSFLILYFSHYAMTVLFCAQIVQFGSFLFLLCLMIAGAFPAGHSIILILGNAKLKQNVKMFLLRGKCCQ; encoded by the coding sequence atgCTAGAGGCTCACTTCATCATATTTCTTCTCTGGGCAGTGATGCAGTCCCTCACTGGGGTCTTTGCAAATAGCATCATCTTGGTGGTGAGTGGCATCGCCTTGGTGAGGCAGAGAAGACTGGCTTCCCTGGATCTGCTCCTCTCCTGCCTGGCGACGACTAGGATCTGTATGCAGGTGCTCATCTTTAGTGTCCATCTGGTTGCTCTCTCCTTGGTGAAAGAGTCTGTGTTTAttgataattttctaattttcatgtcTGTAAATGAACTGGGGCTTTGGTTTGCCACGTGGCTTGGCGTTTTCTACTGTGTCAAGATCGCCACCATTCCACACCCTATATTCTTCTGGCTAAAGATGAGGATATCCAAGTTGGTGCCGTGGCTGATCCTGGGGTCTCTGCTCCACTCATTGACCAATTCTGGCCTCCAAAGCAAATATATGTGGCCATTTTACAAAGGAGTCATTGAGAACTATTTCTCCAAAAATAGGACTAAAACTGAAGACACACCTTCtgaaccattttatattttcattgcgGGACTCTTGCCACCATTACTTATCTTCCTCGTTGCGGTTCTGCTCTTGGTTTTCTCCCTGGGAAGACACACTCAGCAGATGAGAACCATGGGCACCAGGGACCCCTGCAGGAATCCCCACGTCAACGCATTGCTCTCCATCCTGTCATTCCTAATCCTCTACTTCTCCCACTACGCAATGACTGTTTTGTTCTGTGCTCAAATTGTGCAGTTTGGAAGCTtcctctttctgctctgcttAATGATTGCTGGTGCATTCCCTGCTGGACACTCTATCATCTTAATTTTAGGAAATGCTAAActgaaacaaaatgtaaaaatgttcctCCTCCGTGGTAAATGCTGCCAATAA